A segment of the Pirellulales bacterium genome:
CGCGGGCGTCAGTCCGACGCCCGCCGCGACACCCTCGGCCGCGATCGTGGCGCGGATGTCGAAAGCCGAGGACTACAAAGGCCACCGCGAGCTGATTGGGGCCTGGCCCCGGGTTCTCGAAAGCATCCCCAGCGCCCGGCTCGACATCGTGGGCGATGGCGACCTGCGGCCCGAGTTGGAAGCCATGGTCCGCCAGAGAAACCTGGGCCAACACGTGCGGTTCCTGGGTCGAGTCAGCGAAGAAAGCAAAGGCGAGTTGCTGGCCGCGTCGAGGTGCCTGGCGATGCCGAGTCGTGGGGAGGGCTTTGGGCTGGTCTACCTCGAAGCGATGCGTCTCGGTCGGCCCTGCCTGGTCAGCGACTGCGACGCAGGCCGTGAAGTGGTCAACCCGCCCGAGGCGGGTTTGGCGGTCGATGTGCGCGACCAGTGCGCGTTGGCGGCGGCCCTGGTGCGGCTGTTGGGCGACGGCGACGAGTGGCGCAACTGGTCGATCGCGGCGCGGCGGCGGTATGAGGCAAATTACACCGCGGCAAGCTTTCAGCGACGACTTCGTGCCGCGTTGGATAGCATCGTAAACCAAACAATGGAACGTTAGTTCGATGGTTAGCGGATTCTTATCCAAAATGAAAAACCTCGTCGTGCCGCGTGGCCGGGCGCCGAGAAGAATCAAGGCGGGTCTCCTCAAGAACCTCGTCATGAACTTGGATCTCACCTGCGACACCCAGTTATACTTGGGCCTGAGCGAGCGCGAACTGGTTAAGTGGTTTGAGAAATTCACTTCCGATGCCGTGACCGCCATCGATATTGGCAGTAACGTTGGTGCTTACACAGTTTGGTTCTTGGCAAGAACGAAGGCATCGAGGATCCTTAGTGTTGAACCATCGCCGGAAGCCAGAGAAGGGCTGACAACCAACCTGAAACTGAACGACCTTCACGATGACCCACGCCTGACGATCATCGATAAATTCGTCGGTAAACAAGACTCTCTGGATACCTGCTCGCTCGATTCTTTATCGGCGGTTATAAGCACTCCGTGCGTGATCAAAATCGATGTGGATGGCCCCGAAGCGACGATTTTGGAAGGGGCCAGGAGGGTCCTTGATCGAGCTCATGTTCGCTGGATCGTGGAGACTCACTCACAGGATCTGGAAGAGGCGTGCTCCCAGTTGCTGACCGAGACGGGCTATAAAGTTGAAATTGTTCAGAATGCCTGGTGGCGTACGATTGTACCGGAGCAGAGGCCGATTCCGCATAACCGATGGCTTGTTGCGGCGAGATACTGAAAACGCTTTCCCAAAAGCTCTCCAAGTAAAACCGCCCGCCAGTAGTCTGTGCGAGATCATGATCGCGGCGACTGGACAAATAATCTGACATGTGTGGTATTGCCGGAATGATCGCTGTAGGCGCTGATGTCGTGCGCGCGGGCTGCGCGGCGATGAGCGCCGCGCTCGTACACCGCGGCCCCGACGCCGACGGTCTGGAAGCATACGCGTTTGGCCCGCAATTCCTCGGTCTGGCTCACCGCCGCCTGTCGATCCTCGACCTGTCGCCCTTGGGCGGCCAGCCGATGACCGATCCCGAAACCGGCAGCACGATCGTGTACAACGGCGAGATTTACAACTTCGCGGCGCTGCGCGATGAGCTCGAAAGCCAAGGGAGCTGTTTCCGCAGTCGAAGCGACACCGAGGTGCTTTTGAAGGCGCTGTCGCGATGGGGCACCGCCGACACGCTCCGGCGGCTGGAGGGAATGTACGCCTTCGCCTATCTCGACGTTCGCGCCAAGACGTTGACCTTGGCGCGCGATCCTTTGGGGATCAAGCCGCTGTACGTGGCCGCGACGAAAGGCGGAGGCGTCGCCTTTGCCAGCGAGGTGCGGGCGTTGCTGGCGTCGGGCCTTGTGTCCAAGTCGCTCGACCGGCGAGGACTGGCGGGATTCCTGGCCTACGGCGCCGTGCAGCACCCCTTCACGCTCTTCGAGGGCGTCACATCGCTGCCGCCCGGCACGTTTCAGCAATTCACCGCGACCGCCGGCGGTTGGACGAAGGCGGCGCCGAGGCCTTTTTGGAGCTTCCCGGAACTGCGCTCCGACGCCGCGGAACGCGACGCTGTTCACGCGGTGCGCGGGATCCTCGAGCGAGCGGTGCATGATCACTTGGTGGCCGACGTGCCGGTCGGCGTGTTCCTGTCGGGCGGGCTGGACAGCACCATCGTCGCCGGTTTGGCGGCCAAGCACAGCCACGACATTCAGGCGTTTACGGTCGGATTCAGCGACAACCCGAAGATGAGCGAAATGGAGTTGGCGGCTGACACCGCCCTCCGCTTTGGGCTGCGGCACGTGCCGATCAATTTGCCGGCCGCCGAGGCGGAAGCGGCGGCCCTGGAATGGTTGGCTGCCGCCGATCAGCCGTCGATCGACGGATTGAACACGTTCGTGATCGGCCAGGCGGTGCGCAAAGAAGGAATCAAGGTCGCCTTGTCCGGACTAGGCGCCGACGAGCTCTTCGGAGGCTATCCCAGCTTCCGCGACGTGCCCCGGCTCACCCGATTGCGACGGCGACTCGCCTGGTGCCCTGCCGCCGTCCGCCACGGCGCCGCCGCCGCCGCCACAGTGCGAAAGCCGCGGGCGGTGCGGCGGAAGTTTTCGGAAATGATGGGCGGCGCGGGTAGCCTGAGCGAGCTCTATTTCCATCGCCGCCGCCTGTTGTCGGACCGCGAGATGGGCGATCTCGGGCTGACGCCGGCGGCGCTGGGGCTATCGAACGATTACCAGCACCCCAGCGCCGCAGACGGCTTCGACGAATCCGACTCCGTGCGCGCCGTGTCGGAACTCGAGTCGCGGTTTTACCAGGGGAACATGCTGCTGCGCGATTCGGACGTGATGGGCATGGCGCACGGACTGGAAATTCGCGTGCCCTTCCTCGACCGCCGGTTGCTCGACGCGGTGTACTCACTGCCCGGCGCGGTGCGGTTGCCGCCGCGCGCCTTGGGCAAGCATCTGCTACGCCGCGCGTTCGCCGATTTGTTGCGGCCTGAACTTACGAACCGGCCAAAGACGGGTTTCACGTTGCCGCTGGCGCAATGGTTGCTCGGCCCGCTTCGCAGCCGCTGTGGGCCGGCGCTAACGGCCTGTGCGGAACAGGCTGGGCTTGCCCCGTCCGCCGTCCGCCGCGTCTGGGATGAATTCGTGAGCCAACCCGCTGGCCCACAGTGGACGCGGGCGCTGGCGCTGGTGGCTCTGGGCGATTATCTGCGAGACCGACTTCCATGACGATGCGCATTCTGCACGTCATTCCCGCTGTGGCGCCCCGCTACGGCGGGCCAAGCACGGCCATTTGGCCGATGGTCGGCGCTTTGCGCGAGTTGGACGGACTTGACGTTGACGTTGCCACCACGGATGCGGATGGTCCCGGGGGACGGTTGACTGAGGGCGACTTGCCCCCCACCTCGAAGAACATCGCCTCGGGGACCGTCCATCTCTTTCGTCGGACCCAGGGCGAGAACCTGAAATACTCTCGCGGCTTGGCGGAGTGGCTGAACGGCCATGCAGGGGATTACGACGTGATTCAAACTCATAGCAACTGGAACCACCCGGTTGCCGCCGCCTGTCGCGCCGCTCGCCGGGCTGAAGTGCCCTACGTGATTCGCCCCTGCGGCATGCTCTCCAGCTATACCTGGCGCAAGTCGAAGTGGAAGAAGCGGGCCTATTGGTGGTTGCGGGAACGCGGAAACATTCGCGGAGCCGCCGGCTTTCACGTCACCAGCGAAGGCGAACGGCAGGAAGTGCTTCGACTCGGAGTGAGCGCCGCGGTCGACGTGATCCCGTTGGGCATTGGCGCCGACGCCTGGGAGACGCCCGTCGAACCCGGTTGGCTGCGCGAGCAATGCCCGCAAGCGGGCAATCGCCCGATCGTGCTCTACCTTTCGCGTTTGCACCCCAAAAAGGGGATCGTCGATCTTCTCTTGCCCGCCCTGGCGCAGCTCAAGACCGACACCTTCCTGGTGATCGTCGGCGGCGACGACGATCACGCGCCCGGATACGCGCGCCAGGTGAAAAGCGAAATCGGTCGTCTCCAGCTCGACGGCCAGGTGGCACTCCTTGGTCCGGTGCCACCATCGCGACGCTGGGCGGCGTTCGACGGCGCCGACCTGTTCGTCTTGTCCAGCCACGCGGAGAATTTCGGTATTGTCGTGGCCGAGGCCATGGCGCGGGGCAAGGCGGTGGTCGTCACGACGGGAGTGCAATTCGCCGAGCACGTGACCGCCTCCGAGGCGGGATCGGTGATCGAACCCGCCGCAAGCAAGCTGGCCGCCAGCTTGGATCTGTGGCTTGCCGAGCCTTCGCGTCGTACGCGCGCGGGAGAATGCGGCAGGCGATATGTCCAAAAGCACTTCACTTGGCGGCGAATCGCAGAGCAGTTGGCGGAACTCTACCGGCAGGTGTGCCGGCACAAAGCAGTATGAAACGAGTCTTCAAGAAGTTCGTGAAATCGAGCATGCGTCGCGCGTTTGTTCTCGGCCAGCGTATGGGCGTCGATGTGCTACCGCGGCACTTTTATTCGGAGATCCCGGCCATCGACAGTTTGCGAAAAACAAGCCAATGGCGCAGGCCGTTGCCGATGATCGGCGTCGCCGGCGCGGACTGCCATGAGCAGTTGGACTTTGTGCGCGCCACATGCCCCGAGCCTCTCGTGGGGCGGATGCGAAACGCGGCCGTGCATCAGCAAGCATGTGGCCGCAGCGGCGACGAAGGTTTCGGCGTGATCGAAGCCGACTTCTTGTTCTGCTTCGTGGCCTTCCATCGCCCGGCACGAATCGTGCAAATCGGTTGTGGGGTCTCGACCGCCGTATGTTTGCTCGCAGCCCAGGATGCAGGCTACCGGCCAGAAATCATCTGCATCGAGCCGTACCCAAACCGCTTCCTGCGGGAGGCGGCGCGAAACGGCGAGATTCGGCTGGTTGAGAGCAAAGTCCAGGAGGCGCACGTTGAAATCCCCGGCGAGCTTTCGGCGGGCGATTTGTTCTTCGTCGATTCCACACACACGCTGGGCCCTGCCGGCGAAGTGACTCGCATCATCCTCGAGCTGCTGCCTCTACTCCCGACAGGAACTTGGGTCCACTTTCACGACGTCGTGTTTCCGTATGATTACCCTCGGCGGTTGTTGTCGAGCGAATTGTTTTTTGGACACGAAAGTGCTCTTTTGCTGGCCTTTCTGACCTACAACCGCCGATTTGCCATTGCGGCGTCGCTGTCCATGTTGCACTACGCGTGCGCCGAGGAGCTGCAACGGATACTTCCGAACTATCGTCCCGCCGGAAACGAACAAGGGCTCGAGACCGCACCCGGACATTTCCCCTCATCAACCTATTTGAAGGTGCTTGAGTAGCGGATGCCCGACCGGCCAACGGACCGGAGACCTCTATCAGCACGCCCGCCGGAAATAGACGTATGCCTCGGAAACCCACGTGGATCTGCATTGGCGCTCAGAAGGCGGCGACGACGTGGCTCGCTAACGTACTCGCCGAGCACCACCTGATCTGGGTGCCGAGGGGCGCCGAAATGGGCTTTTTCGACCGAGAGATTCTTAAGCGCCCCAGTTCGTGGTACGAGGATTTGTTCGACGATCCGAGCGGCCAAACAACCATCTCGGGCGAGAAGACTCCGACTTACTCCTGTTTGAAGCCGCAGTCGATCGCCTACATCAAACGCTACTTGTCGGACGTGAAACTAATTCTTGTCCTGAGGAGGCCCGACGAGCGCGCGTGGTCGCAGGCGCGCATGGAAACGAGCAAGGGGAGCCACCACTTCAGCGAGCGCCGACTCACACCGAACGATCACACTTGCAGCGTTTTTAACCTTGGAACATCGCGCAACACGCGATTGACGCGCTACGATCGAATTCTCGCAAATTGGCGCCGGCACTTCCCGGCCGAACAGATGCTGGTGCTGTTCCACGAAGACGTCGAAGAACAACCGCGGGCTGTTCTCAGGCGAGTTTGCGCTTTCCTCGATATTCCCGAGTCGCCCGCATGGACCGATGAGCTGGTCCAAGCGAGAGTTTTCGTGACTCCCCCCTTGGATATGCCGCCCGCCGCGCGATGGTATCTCCAGCGGCGATACCGATCGATGGTCGAAACACTAAGCCGGGAATTCCCAGCGTCGCGCAAATGGCTCGATCCGACCCGGGCGTCCCTGAGAGTCAGCTTTTGGCAAAAGGTCAAGGTGAGGCTTATCGCGGACGTCGCGACCATCCCCTTCAATGTCGCCTACCGCTGTTATGACGCGGTCCGCGACCTGAGAATGCTTTTCCGGCTGCGCGAACTCGACCGCGCGGCGGCTGCATCCGCAGGGCCGGACCAGCCGACGGTGGGCGAGCCGTTGGCGGCGCTCCACCAGGGGCCGCATAGCCGGTGATCTTGAAAACCGCTGGCAAAACCGGCCGTACTTCAGGCTGATCGCGAATGCTGTCGCAGATCACACCGTTCGTTCTCACGTTCAACGAAGCGCCCAATCTCCGCCGCGCACTCGACCAACTCAGATGGGCCCGGGAAGTGCTCGTGCTCGATAGTTTCAGCACCGACGAGACGGAGCGCATCGCGCGAGGGTTTGACAATGTCGTCTTCGCGCAGCGCCGGTTCGACAGCTTCTCCGAGCAATGCAACTTCGGCCTGGAACGAATCAAGACCGATTGGGTCATGGCGCTCGACGCCGATTACGTCGTGACCGACGAGTTGCGCGCCGAAATCTCGCAACTTCAACCCGGACCGAGCGTTTCGGCCTATTTCGCGCGCTTCCGCTATTGCGTCGAAGGGCGGCCGCTGCGCGGCAGCCTCTACCCGCCCCGCGCGGTTCTCTTGCGAAAGTCCAGGGGTCATTACGTCCAGGATGGCCACACCCAACGACTGCTGTTCGACGGCGCCGCGAAGTTCTTGCGCGGGTATCTGCTGCACGACGACCGCAAGTCGCTGGCGCGCTGGCTCGACTCGCAACGGAATTACGCCAAGCTGGAAGCCGAGAAACTGATGGAGATCAACGGTCGCGCCGGTTCGCTGGCCGACCGCCTGCGGCGGTTGATCTGGCCCGCGGCGCCGGCCGCTTTCGTATATACGCTGCTGGTGAAAGGTTGTCTGTTCGACGGCTGGCCGGGCTGGCTTTACACGCTCCAGCGCACCTACGCCGAACTGCTCTTGTCGCTCGAACTTCTCGATCGGCGATTGGTTGGGAGCAGCGATGCCGACGAGGGCAGGAGGTGAGTAGTGATGGGCGTAAACCGTCGTTTCCTCATTCCTGCCAACAGACTCCTCACGAGTCGTTCAGCAACAGAAGTTCCGCGACCAGGGGGCGATGCTCGCCATTGAAGTCGGGGCCGACGCAGCACGAACGGACGCACGAATGGCGTCTGTCGGCGAGCAGGTGGTCGATTCGAAGTCCGATCGGGCCGGCGGCGAACGTATAGCCTAATCCGAATCCGGCAACCGAAAAGGCATCTTGCCAATCACCCCAATCGCGCCCGAAAACGGCGCTCTCACTGGTCAGGTTGAAGTCGCCGACGACGAAGCTGGGCTCCGATCCCGCGGCGAAGTCCGTAGCGAGCCGCGATTCCTCGTTCCGGATGCCGCTTACCCGTTTGAGCTCCGCCGCGCCGCGCCACCATTCGTCGCGCACCCGATTGAGGCCGCTACGGATCGTGTACAGGTGCAGGCAATAGATATGCACGATGCCCGAGGGCGTCTCGATGTCGCAGCGAAACGCGGGTGCCGCCTTTTGGCCCGTCGCCGCCGGCCCGATCGACGTGCTCACGATTGGGTAACGGCTGGCCACGAACAGCTCGTCGTAGCGAGCGGTAAACCAACCGTGCGGGAATGCCGCCCGCAACGGGGCCGGATAGGGACATTCCTGCAGCGCGATCACGTCGGGGGCGGCGTCTTTCAGGAACCCGATCAGCCCCGAGAAGTCCTTGACGTCGCCCACGTTGAACGTGACGACGCGCAGCGGCAGAGCGCCCTGGGTGGCCGCAGCCGTCAGCCGTCGCCAGGGGAGACAAAACCCCATCAGAGGGCCGAGCACGCAGCAGGCGGCCAACAGCAAGGGCACGATAGCCCGGCGGCAATGGGTGATCGCTCCGGCGGCCAGCGGCGCCAGGGGCACCAGCGCCAGCCAGCGCGGCCCGAAGGCAATCAACGTCGCGGGCCACGACAAATCGCCGGCCAAGTCGAGCAGCAGGGCGACTGCCAGCACCAGCGCAAGATAGGCCCACGCCGCGCGCGCCAGAAACGCGCTTCGGCAACGAAGCTTCGGCAAATGGCTTGGGGCCGTGGCGCGGTCCATGATTGCGATTATTACCGGGCGTGTTCGCATTGCCAAGCAGGGCGGGGCGCAGGAACGGGCTTGCACTTCTGTAGGGAACGCCCTCTGTGGCGTTCCGGGGCTTGCGGGATAATGTCCGATTGCCAACGCTCGGAACGCCACGGAGGGCGTTCCCTACAGACGTTCGACCCAAACTCGTTCATGCAAAGTTCAACTGCCACCAAGTCTCATTTTGAGAGCGCCGCAACACCATACAGCGATGGCACTTACGGAAAACATGCCAAGCGGTGCGCACGCAAAAGCGCCGCGCGCCCGGCGCTTTTATACCGTAAAGCTTCGCCGAACCCGGTACGCAGGCGCGAACACCAACCCGAAGCGCCAGCGAGGAACGTGAAAAGGCGGCAAAACCTCGCTTGCGCTTCGGGTTAGTGTGAAAATGGGAACGGGTTCGGCGAAGCTTTACTTTTATACTGGCAAGCGGCGCAAAGGCGCCGCGCGCGGCGCGGTTCAAGCAAAACCCATAACGCCAACCTTGCGTAGACGCGACACGCGTGTCGCCTCTCCTTGTCTGTTGTCTTGTGTCTCCTTTCTCTCACCCCTCGATCCATAATGCCCTCCAAGTCCACCAACATTCTCGGGATTAACGCGTATCATGGCGACGCTTCCGCGGCGCTCGTGGTGGATGGCCGACTGATTGCCGCGGTCGAAGAAGAGCGTTTTAACCGCATCAAGCACTGGGCCGGGTTTCCGGCCGAGTCGATCCGGTTTTGCCTCGAACAGGCGGGCCTCGTGGCCGACGATCTCGATCACGTGGCCATCTCGTTTAATCCGCGCGCCAACTTCCTGCGGCGGCTGGGGTTTGTCGTCACTCGGTTTCCCTCGCCACGCGCCGTCGTCGACCGGCTCAAGCGACAGGGGAAAACGCTCGGACTGGAAGGCCAGTTCGCCGCGGCGGTCGGCTGCCGCCCGGACCGGCTCAAGGCCCGCTTTCACCGCATCGAACACCATCAGACGCATGCGGCTGCGGGTTTTTTGATTTCCCCCTTTGAAGAGGCGGCCATCCTCTCGATCGACGGCATGGGCGACTTCACCAGCACGCTCACGGCGCACGGGGCCGGCATTTCGTGGAAGGAAGTCGATCGCGTGTATTTTCCGCACTCGCTGGGATTTCTTTACTGCGCCATGACCATGTACCTGGGCTTTCCGCACTACGGCGACGAGTACAAGGTGATGGGACTGGCGCCCTACGGCGAGCCGGAATTCGTCGACGTGCTGAGGCGAATGGTGCGGCCGCGGGGCGATGTCTTCGAGCTTGACCTCGGCTACTTCACGCACCATCAGCAAGGCATCCGCATGAACTGGAACGGCGGCGCGCCGATCGTCGCTCCATTTCACAGCCCTCGGCTGGAGCGCGAACTGGGGCCCA
Coding sequences within it:
- a CDS encoding glycosyltransferase family 2 protein, with the translated sequence MLSQITPFVLTFNEAPNLRRALDQLRWAREVLVLDSFSTDETERIARGFDNVVFAQRRFDSFSEQCNFGLERIKTDWVMALDADYVVTDELRAEISQLQPGPSVSAYFARFRYCVEGRPLRGSLYPPRAVLLRKSRGHYVQDGHTQRLLFDGAAKFLRGYLLHDDRKSLARWLDSQRNYAKLEAEKLMEINGRAGSLADRLRRLIWPAAPAAFVYTLLVKGCLFDGWPGWLYTLQRTYAELLLSLELLDRRLVGSSDADEGRR
- the asnB gene encoding asparagine synthase (glutamine-hydrolyzing) — translated: MCGIAGMIAVGADVVRAGCAAMSAALVHRGPDADGLEAYAFGPQFLGLAHRRLSILDLSPLGGQPMTDPETGSTIVYNGEIYNFAALRDELESQGSCFRSRSDTEVLLKALSRWGTADTLRRLEGMYAFAYLDVRAKTLTLARDPLGIKPLYVAATKGGGVAFASEVRALLASGLVSKSLDRRGLAGFLAYGAVQHPFTLFEGVTSLPPGTFQQFTATAGGWTKAAPRPFWSFPELRSDAAERDAVHAVRGILERAVHDHLVADVPVGVFLSGGLDSTIVAGLAAKHSHDIQAFTVGFSDNPKMSEMELAADTALRFGLRHVPINLPAAEAEAAALEWLAAADQPSIDGLNTFVIGQAVRKEGIKVALSGLGADELFGGYPSFRDVPRLTRLRRRLAWCPAAVRHGAAAAATVRKPRAVRRKFSEMMGGAGSLSELYFHRRRLLSDREMGDLGLTPAALGLSNDYQHPSAADGFDESDSVRAVSELESRFYQGNMLLRDSDVMGMAHGLEIRVPFLDRRLLDAVYSLPGAVRLPPRALGKHLLRRAFADLLRPELTNRPKTGFTLPLAQWLLGPLRSRCGPALTACAEQAGLAPSAVRRVWDEFVSQPAGPQWTRALALVALGDYLRDRLP
- a CDS encoding glycosyltransferase family 4 protein, encoding MNPATPLLVEPSSVPLTRGTARRPARLLAVFPGLDPAAGGIQIASLTALPVIAEGPFEAIVFGADPSGAAAGARQSVIDGSKHRLLCRVARRRWEAEILLVWHIDMLKLLPFIRGFRGRVVMFCLGIELWRPHGWCTRRLLRRVDLFLSISDYTWQRCLEHAPYLRGRPYVTTGLGVGGPLAGVSPTPAATPSAAIVARMSKAEDYKGHRELIGAWPRVLESIPSARLDIVGDGDLRPELEAMVRQRNLGQHVRFLGRVSEESKGELLAASRCLAMPSRGEGFGLVYLEAMRLGRPCLVSDCDAGREVVNPPEAGLAVDVRDQCALAAALVRLLGDGDEWRNWSIAARRRYEANYTAASFQRRLRAALDSIVNQTMER
- a CDS encoding class I SAM-dependent methyltransferase, giving the protein MIEADFLFCFVAFHRPARIVQIGCGVSTAVCLLAAQDAGYRPEIICIEPYPNRFLREAARNGEIRLVESKVQEAHVEIPGELSAGDLFFVDSTHTLGPAGEVTRIILELLPLLPTGTWVHFHDVVFPYDYPRRLLSSELFFGHESALLLAFLTYNRRFAIAASLSMLHYACAEELQRILPNYRPAGNEQGLETAPGHFPSSTYLKVLE
- a CDS encoding FkbM family methyltransferase, producing MKNLVVPRGRAPRRIKAGLLKNLVMNLDLTCDTQLYLGLSERELVKWFEKFTSDAVTAIDIGSNVGAYTVWFLARTKASRILSVEPSPEAREGLTTNLKLNDLHDDPRLTIIDKFVGKQDSLDTCSLDSLSAVISTPCVIKIDVDGPEATILEGARRVLDRAHVRWIVETHSQDLEEACSQLLTETGYKVEIVQNAWWRTIVPEQRPIPHNRWLVAARY
- a CDS encoding endonuclease/exonuclease/phosphatase family protein, giving the protein MDRATAPSHLPKLRCRSAFLARAAWAYLALVLAVALLLDLAGDLSWPATLIAFGPRWLALVPLAPLAAGAITHCRRAIVPLLLAACCVLGPLMGFCLPWRRLTAAATQGALPLRVVTFNVGDVKDFSGLIGFLKDAAPDVIALQECPYPAPLRAAFPHGWFTARYDELFVASRYPIVSTSIGPAATGQKAAPAFRCDIETPSGIVHIYCLHLYTIRSGLNRVRDEWWRGAAELKRVSGIRNEESRLATDFAAGSEPSFVVGDFNLTSESAVFGRDWGDWQDAFSVAGFGLGYTFAAGPIGLRIDHLLADRRHSCVRSCCVGPDFNGEHRPLVAELLLLNDS
- a CDS encoding glycosyltransferase, with the protein product MTMRILHVIPAVAPRYGGPSTAIWPMVGALRELDGLDVDVATTDADGPGGRLTEGDLPPTSKNIASGTVHLFRRTQGENLKYSRGLAEWLNGHAGDYDVIQTHSNWNHPVAAACRAARRAEVPYVIRPCGMLSSYTWRKSKWKKRAYWWLRERGNIRGAAGFHVTSEGERQEVLRLGVSAAVDVIPLGIGADAWETPVEPGWLREQCPQAGNRPIVLYLSRLHPKKGIVDLLLPALAQLKTDTFLVIVGGDDDHAPGYARQVKSEIGRLQLDGQVALLGPVPPSRRWAAFDGADLFVLSSHAENFGIVVAEAMARGKAVVVTTGVQFAEHVTASEAGSVIEPAASKLAASLDLWLAEPSRRTRAGECGRRYVQKHFTWRRIAEQLAELYRQVCRHKAV
- a CDS encoding sulfotransferase; protein product: MPRKPTWICIGAQKAATTWLANVLAEHHLIWVPRGAEMGFFDREILKRPSSWYEDLFDDPSGQTTISGEKTPTYSCLKPQSIAYIKRYLSDVKLILVLRRPDERAWSQARMETSKGSHHFSERRLTPNDHTCSVFNLGTSRNTRLTRYDRILANWRRHFPAEQMLVLFHEDVEEQPRAVLRRVCAFLDIPESPAWTDELVQARVFVTPPLDMPPAARWYLQRRYRSMVETLSREFPASRKWLDPTRASLRVSFWQKVKVRLIADVATIPFNVAYRCYDAVRDLRMLFRLRELDRAAAASAGPDQPTVGEPLAALHQGPHSR